One segment of Belonocnema kinseyi isolate 2016_QV_RU_SX_M_011 chromosome 7, B_treatae_v1, whole genome shotgun sequence DNA contains the following:
- the LOC117176889 gene encoding ras-related protein Rab-21, producing MASSTSNNRNGLYDFKVVLLGEGCVGKTSVALRYVEDKFNDKHISTVPTIQASYLKKKLNISGKRVNLAIWDTAGQEKFHSLGPIYYRMSNGAILVYDITDKASFQKVKNWVKELKKMLGSDICLAIAGNKVDLEKERNVSIEEAEEYANQVGASHFSTSAKLNQNIEEMFFDLTKRMMAHKDEIEELSTLTRTNSTRRNVVVVEDESEESQPAKSSCCGGSSQSS from the exons ATGGCCAGTTCCACAAGCAACAACAGGAATGGGTTATATGATTTTAAAGTCGTGTTGCTCGGTGAAGGATGTGTTGGGAAAACCTCAGTTGCTCTGCGATATGTGGAAGATAAATTCAATGACAAACATATTTCCACGGTTCCCACTATTCAG GCGTCATACctgaagaaaaagttaaatatcagCGGAAAGAGGGTAAATCTTGCAATATGGGACACAGCAGGACAGGAAAAATTTCATTCCTTAGGACCAATTTATTATCGAATGTCAAATGGAGCAATTCTAGTCTACGACATAACGGATAAAGcgtcatttcaaaaa GTAAAGAACTGGGTGAAGGAACTAAAAAAAATGCTGGGAAGTGATATTTGCCTGGCAATAGCTGGAAATAAGGTCGATTTAGAAAAGGAGAGGAATGTCTCTATAGAAGAAGCAGAAGA GTATGCAAACCAAGTTGGTGCTTCTCACTTCAGTACGTCAGCCAAATTAAATCAGAACATAGAGGAGATGTTTTTTGACTTGACAAAGCGTATGATGGCCCATAAAGACGAGATTGAAGAATTGTCAACTCTCACAAGAACCAACAGCACTAGACGCAATGTCGTTGTTGTAGAAGATGAATCAGAAGAAAGCCAACCAGCCAAAAGTTCGTGTTGTGGTGGTTCATCGCAGAGCTCgtaa